One genomic region from Anticarsia gemmatalis isolate Benzon Research Colony breed Stoneville strain chromosome 7, ilAntGemm2 primary, whole genome shotgun sequence encodes:
- the LOC142974363 gene encoding uncharacterized protein LOC142974363, with the protein MIFYLLLCHVMFIPFIAGNNITVSKLNTSDTRNKTVTESPAKKLSNVRNVTLVSEGGSILPDTPVLSLVQSFPNTDIEMSDKKVHARKGAFLTTSQEEEQLPVTSVNTTNKITTTGDKPHTAIERLNSTIANVNVTKGESTLNLVKNTTNIVENTNKTVTPTKPTILSYNDLEKTLVKTEQGTATDETHTSSKDVKSYITNPNSHPGMVMPIVITILLVPMFAVLGYMALRRGQEAWKNRHYKRMDFLLDGMYND; encoded by the coding sequence atgatattttatcttttgttgtGTCATGTTATGTTCATCCCATTTATTGCTGGTAACAACATCACTGTAAGTAAATTGAATACAAGTGATACAAGAAACAAAACTGTTACTGAGTCTCCTGCCAAGAAATTGTCCAATGTAAGAAATGTAACATTAGTGAGTGAAGGTGGTTCAATATTACCCGACACGCCAGTTTTATCACTAGTCCAGTCCTTCCCGAATACGGACATAGAAATGAGTGATAAAAAAGTGCATGCTCGGAAAGGGGCATTTTTAACGACTTCTCAAGAAGAAGAACAGTTACCTGTTACTAGTGTAAATACAACCAATAAAATCACTACGACGGGAGACAAACCACATACAGCAATTGAGCGGCTAAATAGTACAATCGCTAATGTAAATGTGACAAAGGGTGAGAGTACTTTAAACTTGGTAAAGAATACTacaaatattgttgaaaatactaataaaacgGTAACGCCTACCAAGCCAACGATATTATCATACAATGATTTAGAAAAGACCTTGGTTAAGACTGAACAAGGAACTGCGACTGATGAAACACATACATCTAGTAAAGATGTGAAGTCCTACATAACAAATCCAAACAGTCATCCTGGAATGGTTATGCCTATTGTAATAACCATTTTACTAGTTCCCATGTTTGCTGTTCTTGGTTACATGGCTTTGCGGCGAGGTCAAGAGGCATGGAAGAATAGACATTATAAAAGAATGGATTTCTTGCTTGATGGCATGTACAATGATTAA
- the LOC142974364 gene encoding putative phosphorylase b kinase regulatory subunit alpha isoform X6, with translation MRTRSNSGVRLDYYQRIVHKLILDHQQPVTGLFPASPHNDHAWIRDNLYCILAVWGLSMAFKKIADQDEDRAKTYELEQSCVKLMRGLLMAMMQQKDKVEKFKSTQHPTDSLHAKYSSTTGRTVVKDTEWGHLQIDAISLYLLVLAQMTASGLQIVFSLDEVSFIQNLVFYIESAYCTPDYGIWERGDKTNHGLPELNASSIGMAKAALEAMNELDLFGARGGPSSVIHVLADEAQKCQAVLQSMLPRESNSKELDSGLLSIISYPAFAVDDPNLIALTRDTIVNKLQGKYGCKRFLRDGHKTPREDPNRLYYEPWELRMFENIECEWPLFFCYLILDYCFQGDKTNVTEYMQKLEKVMIRKDGGMPLVPELYSVPGDKAHLEHEDPGSQERIPLGRCPFIWAQSLYILGKLLQEGFLAVGELDPLNRRLCSEKKPDVVVQIVILAENNEIRDKLLEYDLHVQTISDVAPIEVQPARVLSHLYTYLGRNKKLGLSGRKSRDVGILSTSKLYSLNDRIFAFTPQNFDYEEYYMSRDPALLASTFMANVAFLGMSWKQMLGRPTLTLLATQYLLDQGKIPMAMITTMKKLKSGYINGTRVTLGNLGEFLSTSAITNLSFLGSQEDGYPDKLNPEVQSYLEDHLLKSFSNKLNFLSRPSGARNARALRRRMSVRGAIKKTRSINVDSETLGMEGDSTMQGRSLERKPSWLEVDPAYGRSPSPEEAKKRAFTKGTSTTSLGVPAPTIEITKEKAPPKEDAHYSGVIVKRSSIAAVIVPPAKRKCVIINKNLPVLRNRTASESQNSVYAEQETDELIAMLRETESLDEQGDILQYLVDTHGLDFNTGMQENGKAVTVKDLLKVLYEKACTQKLWGLVRHTAGMLGKRVEDLAKAVTDLLVRQKQITVGMPPNNEHTITAPLPENELRQLIHQSFRHEKHGNEQKKAYGDDESTAMLTQELLVYLAMFIRTEPQLFLEMLRLRVGLIIQVMATELSRTLSCDGEEASEHLLNLSPFEMKNLLHHILSGKEFAINSVGRGNFSIVSNKSNRYGKKSQIVLEGQSLQGTVDDSNSSDRAGPTRAMAAQEASGRGTQSCATGLLSTCMGCFGKVPRSGDPG, from the exons ATGAGGACACGTAGTAATTCCGGGGTGCGCTTGGACTATTATCAAAGGATAGTGCATAAGTTAATTTTAGATCATCAGCAGCCTGTTACTGGTTTGTTTCCCGCAAGTCCTCACAATGATCATGCCTGGATTAGGGATAACTTATACTGCATCTTGGCGGTATGGGGACTTTCCATGGCGTTCAAGAAAATAGCAGATCAAGATGAAGATCGTGCCAAAACATATGAGTTGGAACAAAGTTGTGTCAAATTAATGagag gTCTTCTCATGGCTATGATGCAACAAAAAGACAAAGTAGAGAAGTTTAAAAGTACTCAACATCCCACAGACTCTCTACATGCTAAGTATTCCTCAACTACTGGCCGCACAGTAGTCAAAGATACTGAATGGGGTCATTTGCAGATTGATGCCATTTCTTTGTACCTGCTTGTTCTTGCACAAATGACAGCTTCAGGACTGCAGATTGTCTTCTCCCTCGATGAAGTTTCTTTCATCCAAaatctagtattttatatagagTCAGCATATTGCACACCTGACTACGGTATATGGGAGAGGGGCGATAAGACCAACCATGGTCTTCCAGAGCTGAATGCTAGCTCCATTGGCATGGCCAAAGCTGCTTTGGAAGCTATGAATGAATTGGACCTGTTTGGTGCTCGTGGAGGACCTTCTAGTGTGATCCATGTTTTAGCTGATGAAGCTCAGAAATGTCAGGCTGTATTACAATCAATGTTGCCCAGAGAATCTAATAGTAAAGAACTTGACTCTGGACTTCTCTCTATAATCAGTTATCCAGCATTTGCTGTTGATGATCCTAATTTAATTGCCTTAACTAGAGACACTATTGTAAATAAGCTTCAAGGAAAATATGGGTGCAAGAGATTCTTGAGAGATGGTCATAAGACACCTAGAGAGGACCCTAATAGGCTTTATTATGAGCCTTGGGAGTTGAGGATGTTTGAGAATATAGAATGTGAATGGCCTTTATTCTTTTGCTACCTTATACTAGATTATTGCTTCCAAGGCGACAAAACAAATGTTACTGAATATATGCAAAAGTTAGAAAAGGTAATGATAAGGAAGGATGGCGGGATGCCCCTTGTTCCTGAGTTATATTCAGTGCCCGGAGACAAGGCACATTTGGAACATGAAGACCCTGGAAGTCAGGAACGTATACCACTTGGCCGATGCCCCTTTATATGGGCACAATCTTTGTACATCCTCGGAAAATTGTTACAGGAG GGTTTTCTAGCAGTTGGTGAACTTGACCCCCTCAATAGACGATTATGTTCTGAGAAAAAGCCAGATGTGGTTGTTCAAATTGTCATACTTGCTGAAAATAATGAGATTAGAGACAAATTGCTGGAGTATGACTTGCATGTGCAGACAATAAGCGATGTAGCTCCAATTGAAGTTCAGCCGGCAAGAGTATTAAGTCACTTGTATACTTATCTAG GTAGGAACAAAAAGCTAGGCTTATCCGGCAGAAAGTCTCGTGATGTGGGCATCCTTAGTACTAGCAAGCTGTACTCTTTGAATGATCGCATATTTGCCTTTACACCTCAG AACTTCGACTACGAAGAGTACTACATGTCGCGCGACCCGGCTCTGCTTGCGAGCACGTTCATGGCGAACGTGGCTTTCCTGGGCATGAGCTGGAAGCAAATGCTAGGCCGGCCGACTCTCACGTTGCTCGCTACACAGTACCTGttag aTCAAGGTAAAATTCCCATGGCAATGATAACTACGATGAAGAAGTTAAAATCCGGTTATATTAACGGTACTAGAGTGACGCTCGGTAATCTCGGAGAGTTTTTGAGCACTTCTGCTATTACTAACTTGAGTTTCCTTGGAAGTCAAGAGGATGGGTATCCTGATA AACTGAACCCGGAAGTCCAGAGTTACTTAGAGGATCACTTGTTGAAGTCGTTCAGTAACAAGTTGAACTTCCTGTCTCGTCCGTCGGGCGCACGTAACGCGCGCGCGCTGCGCAGGCGCATGTCCGTACGAGGAGCCATCAAGAAGACTCGCTCTATTAATGTGGACT CGGAAACTTTGGGTATGGAAGGAGATTCGACAATGCAAGGACGATCTCTAGAACGCAAGCCGTCGTGGCTTGAAGTGGACCCCGCGTACGGACGCAGTCCTTCACCCGAGGAAGCTAAAAAAAGAGCTTTTactaa GGGAACTTCAACGACTAGTTTGGGAGTTCCAGCGCCGACTATTGAAATAACTAAAGAGAAAGCACCGCCTAAAGAAGACG caCATTATAGTGGCGTTATCGTGAAGCGTTCTTCAATCGCCGCGGTGATCGTCCCGCCTGCTAAGCGAAAATGTG TGATAATAAACAAGAACTTGCCGGTACTGCGCAACCGTACCGCGTCGGAGTCGCAGAACTCTGTGTACGCCGAACAAGAGACGGACGAGCTGATCGCGATGTTGCGTGAAACTGAGAGCTTGGACGAACAGGGAGATATACTGCAGTACCTTGTCGATACGCATGGACTTGACTTTAATACAG GAATGCAAGAAAACGGCAAAGCAGTTACAGTTAAAGATCTTCTAAAGGTTTTATACGAGAAGGCATGTACTCAAAAGCTGTGGGGTCTGGTCCGTCACACAGCCGGCATGTTGGGCAAGCGAGTGGAGGACTTGGCTAAAGCAGTGACAGACTTGCTCGTACGACAGAAACAGATCACTGTGGGTATGCCTCCGAATAATGAGCATACGATAACAGCACCGTTACCGGAGAATGAGCTGAGACAGCTCATACATCAG TCATTTCGGCATGAAAAACACGGGAATGAACAgaaaaag GCGTACGGTGACGACGAGAGTACGGCGATGTTAACCCAAGAGTTGCTGGTATACCTCGCTATGTTCATCCGCACTGAGCCGCAACTCTTCCTAGAGATGTTACGACTCCGCGTCGGATTGATTATACag GTGATGGCAACAGAACTCTCCAGAACACTGTCGTGCGACGGTGAAGAGGCATCGGAACATTTATTGAATCTGTCTCCCTTCGAAATGAAGAACTTACTCCATCATATTCTCAGTGGAAAAGAGTTCGCTATCAATAGCG TTGGCCGTGGTAATTTCTCAATAGTGAGCAACAAATCTAATAGATACGGCAAGAAATCACAGATTGTTCTAGAAGGACAGTCTCTTCAAGGCACTGTTGAtgacagtaa